A single window of Streptomyces griseoviridis DNA harbors:
- a CDS encoding PDZ domain-containing protein, whose amino-acid sequence MEQTALRPRPMPGRDPGGPPGRRRGQDPDHGPAAGRGQGPGGATGRGSGTAPPAARPRAGRRRARRLRTTLFGLCVGAVLLLAGVGLGTVGVTLLGGAGHAAPRPGPPPRPAGTAGAAAAGAPVTLGVQVVDTERPGALIVAVHVPGPGFTAGLVRGDVVVAFGAGRVAGTADLARAVTGARPGTRITLTVRHRTGAQQRVTVVPGVVV is encoded by the coding sequence ATGGAACAGACGGCGTTGCGACCCAGACCGATGCCCGGCCGGGACCCGGGCGGGCCCCCAGGACGGCGGCGCGGGCAGGACCCCGACCACGGCCCGGCGGCCGGCCGCGGCCAGGGACCCGGCGGGGCGACCGGCCGGGGGAGCGGCACCGCTCCGCCTGCGGCCCGCCCGCGTGCGGGGCGGCGCCGTGCCCGGCGGCTGCGGACCACCCTCTTCGGCCTCTGCGTCGGGGCGGTCCTGCTGCTCGCCGGCGTCGGCCTCGGCACCGTCGGCGTCACGCTGCTCGGCGGCGCGGGGCACGCGGCGCCGCGGCCCGGCCCGCCCCCGCGGCCGGCCGGCACCGCCGGGGCGGCGGCCGCCGGGGCTCCGGTGACCCTCGGGGTGCAGGTCGTGGACACGGAGCGGCCCGGTGCCCTGATCGTCGCCGTGCACGTCCCAGGACCCGGCTTCACGGCCGGCCTGGTCAGGGGCGATGTCGTCGTCGCGTTCGGCGCCGGCCGCGTCGCCGGCACGGCCGATCTGGCCCGCGCGGTGACCGGGGCCCGCCCCGGCACCCGCATCACCCTGACCGTCCGCCACCGCACCGGCGCCCAGCAGCGCGTGACGGTGGTACCCGGAGTGGTCGTCTGA
- a CDS encoding aminopeptidase P family protein, translating into MSGRTPTSFTVDDYRARMDRATRAAADAGLAGLLVAPGPDLVWLTGYAPTAVTERLTLLVLTPDRPPVLVVPTLEAPDAAQAPGAEALSLRDWTDGKDPYAATAALLDSTGRFGISDNTWAMHLLGLQRALPDTSHASLTEALPMLRAVKDAAELELMAAAGAAADATFEEIRAVRFAGRRESEVGADLADLLRRFGHEQVDFTIVASGPNGANPHHEVGDRVIEDGDMVVLDFGGLKDGYGSDTSRTVHVGAPDDEERAVHDIVRAAQEAGFRAVRPGAACQDVDRAARQVIVDAGYGEYFIHRTGHGIGVTTHEPPYMIEGEERPLVPGMCFSVEPGIYLPGRFGVRIEDIVTVTEGGGRRLNDTTRELVVVD; encoded by the coding sequence ATGTCCGGCCGCACGCCCACGTCCTTCACCGTCGACGACTACCGGGCCCGTATGGACCGCGCCACCCGGGCCGCCGCCGACGCCGGTCTCGCGGGGCTCCTCGTGGCACCCGGCCCCGACCTGGTCTGGCTCACCGGCTACGCGCCCACCGCGGTCACCGAGCGGCTCACCCTGCTGGTCCTCACCCCCGACCGGCCCCCCGTCCTCGTCGTCCCCACCCTGGAGGCCCCGGACGCCGCCCAGGCACCCGGCGCCGAGGCGCTCAGCCTGCGCGACTGGACCGACGGCAAGGACCCCTACGCCGCCACCGCCGCCCTCCTCGACAGCACCGGCCGCTTCGGCATCAGCGACAACACCTGGGCCATGCATCTGCTCGGGCTCCAGCGCGCGCTGCCCGACACCTCGCACGCCTCCCTCACCGAGGCCCTGCCGATGCTGCGCGCCGTCAAGGACGCGGCCGAGCTCGAACTGATGGCGGCGGCGGGCGCCGCGGCCGACGCGACGTTCGAGGAGATCCGCGCGGTGCGCTTCGCGGGCCGCCGGGAGTCCGAGGTGGGCGCCGACCTCGCCGACCTGCTGCGCCGGTTCGGGCACGAGCAGGTCGACTTCACCATCGTCGCGTCGGGACCCAACGGCGCCAACCCGCACCACGAGGTGGGCGACCGGGTCATCGAGGACGGCGACATGGTCGTCCTCGACTTCGGCGGCCTCAAGGACGGCTACGGCTCCGACACCTCCCGCACCGTCCACGTCGGCGCGCCCGACGACGAGGAGCGCGCGGTGCACGACATCGTGCGGGCCGCCCAGGAGGCCGGGTTCCGCGCGGTGCGCCCCGGCGCGGCCTGCCAGGACGTCGACCGGGCCGCCCGCCAGGTCATCGTGGACGCCGGCTACGGCGAGTACTTCATCCACCGCACGGGACACGGCATCGGCGTCACCACGCACGAGCCGCCGTACATGATCGAGGGCGAGGAGCGGCCCCTCGTCCCCGGCATGTGCTTCTCCGTGGAGCCCGGCATCTACCTGCCCGGCCGCTTCGGGGTGCGGATCGAGGACATCGTCACGGTCACCGAGGGCGGCGGGCGGCGTCTCAACGACACCACCCGCGAACTGGTCGTGGTGGACTGA
- a CDS encoding aminoglycoside phosphotransferase family protein, which produces MPKSPAPPSAPTADTVRRLVASLLKEGQGPGDPAGADGRPGPDVRPVGEAAAGGGHFTWWVGTRHVLRLAPDRAAAVRLRRELRLRDLVRAQLPVAVPAGVAHGEWAPGLTYTLDTVVPGGTAEEHDVSAVGEADLAGLLTGLREVPARQAETLGVPQVAPRSLEALRRMAVQTAGRLGDADEFDPAGLQQFPPRAAVQLAVQPGSAVLVHHGLTGDHLVVRADGRVRGVLDWTEAVLGDPAEDIAGLAVAVGSPAAVRAATLAGYGARPCLRGLWLARCDTLLRLAAALDGKDEGPLPALRLQLGRAWEAILLERVTELRSDSDHDAADTDADQP; this is translated from the coding sequence ATGCCCAAGTCACCCGCGCCGCCGTCCGCGCCCACCGCCGACACCGTCAGGCGACTCGTCGCGTCCCTGCTCAAGGAGGGTCAGGGACCGGGAGACCCCGCAGGAGCCGACGGCCGCCCGGGACCCGACGTGCGGCCCGTCGGCGAGGCCGCCGCCGGCGGCGGCCACTTCACCTGGTGGGTCGGCACCCGCCATGTGCTGCGCCTCGCGCCCGATCGCGCCGCCGCCGTGCGGCTCCGCCGCGAGCTGCGGCTGCGCGACCTCGTCAGGGCGCAGCTGCCGGTCGCCGTGCCGGCCGGTGTCGCGCACGGCGAATGGGCGCCGGGCCTGACGTACACGCTCGACACCGTCGTGCCCGGCGGCACCGCCGAGGAGCACGACGTCTCCGCCGTCGGGGAGGCCGACCTCGCCGGGCTGCTCACCGGACTGCGCGAGGTGCCGGCCCGGCAGGCCGAGACGCTCGGCGTGCCCCAGGTCGCGCCGCGCTCCCTGGAGGCGCTGCGCCGGATGGCGGTGCAGACGGCGGGACGGCTCGGCGACGCCGACGAGTTCGACCCGGCCGGGCTTCAGCAGTTCCCGCCGCGGGCGGCCGTCCAGCTCGCCGTGCAGCCGGGGAGCGCGGTGCTGGTCCACCACGGCCTCACCGGCGACCACCTCGTGGTGCGCGCCGACGGCCGGGTGCGGGGCGTCCTCGACTGGACGGAGGCGGTCCTCGGCGACCCGGCCGAGGACATCGCGGGTCTCGCCGTCGCCGTCGGCTCACCCGCCGCCGTGCGCGCCGCCACCCTGGCCGGCTACGGCGCCCGCCCCTGTCTGCGCGGCCTCTGGCTGGCCCGCTGCGACACGCTGCTGCGGCTCGCCGCGGCCCTCGACGGCAAGGACGAGGGCCCGCTCCCGGCGCTGCGCCTCCAACTGGGCCGCGCCTGGGAGGCGATCCTCCTGGAACGCGTCACGGAGCTGAGGAGCGACTCCGATCACGACGCCGCCGACACCGACGCCGACCAGCCCTGA
- the treZ gene encoding malto-oligosyltrehalose trehalohydrolase, with the protein MQFEVWAPQAGRVTLHCGGAAHALGRDPDRPGWWCGEAEARDGTRYGFALDDGPVLPDPRARRQPDGPDGLSAVVDHGRYAWRTAWAGVPLPGAVLYELHVGTYTAEGTLDAAAERLGHLVELGVTHVELMPLCPFPGRHGWGYEGVSLWAVHEPYGGPEALKRFVDRAHALGLGVVLDVVHNHLGPSGNHLPAFGPYFTDTHHTPWGSAVNLDAPGSDEVRAFLVGSALAWLRDYRLDGLRLDAVHALVDTRACHFLEELSTAVDGLAAEVDRPLFLIAESDLNDPRVITARADGGLGLHAQWNDDFHHALHTAVTGESQGYYGDFARAPLGALAKTLTGGWFHDGTYSSFRGRHHGRPLDRARVAGHRLLGYGQTHDQIGNRAQGDRLAASLSPGLLACVATLTLTAPFTPMLFMGEEWAAGTPWQFFTDHTDPDLADAVRRGRRREFAAHGWAEEDVPDPQDPATRDRSCLDWSEPATEPHARVLAWHRRLIALRREEPDLTDPDLADTKVAYDEGERWLAFRRGDVRVAVNLAAAPAAIPLGPRPARVLAAWEPVTPPGADGVLHLPGESCVVLRQG; encoded by the coding sequence GTGCAGTTCGAGGTGTGGGCACCGCAGGCCGGCCGTGTGACGCTCCATTGCGGGGGCGCCGCACACGCGTTGGGGCGTGATCCCGACCGCCCCGGGTGGTGGTGCGGCGAGGCGGAGGCGCGGGACGGCACCCGGTACGGCTTCGCGCTCGACGACGGTCCCGTGCTGCCCGACCCGCGGGCGCGCCGTCAGCCGGACGGACCCGACGGGCTGAGCGCGGTCGTCGACCACGGGCGGTACGCGTGGCGCACCGCGTGGGCCGGGGTGCCGCTGCCCGGGGCGGTCCTGTACGAGCTGCACGTGGGCACGTACACCGCGGAGGGCACCCTGGACGCGGCGGCGGAGCGGCTCGGTCACCTCGTCGAACTGGGCGTCACGCACGTCGAGTTGATGCCGCTGTGTCCCTTCCCCGGGCGGCACGGGTGGGGGTACGAGGGGGTGTCGCTGTGGGCGGTGCACGAGCCGTACGGCGGGCCCGAGGCCCTGAAACGGTTCGTCGACCGGGCGCACGCGCTCGGCCTCGGGGTGGTCCTGGACGTCGTCCACAACCATCTCGGCCCTTCGGGCAACCATCTGCCCGCGTTCGGACCGTACTTCACCGACACGCACCACACGCCGTGGGGCTCGGCGGTGAACCTGGACGCGCCGGGATCGGACGAGGTACGGGCGTTCCTGGTGGGCAGCGCGCTGGCCTGGCTGCGGGACTACCGGCTGGACGGGCTGCGGCTGGACGCGGTGCACGCGCTCGTCGACACGCGCGCGTGCCACTTCCTCGAGGAGCTGTCGACGGCGGTGGACGGCCTCGCCGCCGAAGTGGACAGACCGCTGTTCCTGATCGCCGAGTCCGACCTCAACGACCCGCGGGTGATCACCGCGCGCGCGGACGGCGGGCTCGGCCTGCACGCGCAGTGGAACGACGACTTCCACCACGCCCTGCACACCGCGGTGACCGGCGAGTCCCAGGGCTACTACGGCGACTTCGCGCGCGCCCCGCTCGGCGCCCTCGCCAAGACCCTCACCGGCGGCTGGTTCCACGACGGCACCTACTCGTCGTTCCGGGGCAGGCACCACGGGCGCCCGCTGGACCGCGCCCGGGTGGCCGGGCACCGGCTGCTCGGCTACGGCCAGACCCACGACCAGATCGGCAACCGCGCCCAGGGCGACCGGCTCGCCGCGTCCCTCTCCCCCGGCCTGCTGGCCTGCGTGGCGACCCTGACACTGACGGCGCCCTTCACCCCGATGCTCTTCATGGGCGAGGAGTGGGCGGCGGGCACGCCCTGGCAGTTCTTCACCGACCACACCGACCCGGACCTCGCCGACGCGGTACGGCGCGGCAGGCGGCGGGAGTTCGCGGCGCACGGCTGGGCCGAGGAGGACGTGCCCGACCCGCAGGACCCGGCGACCCGCGACCGCTCCTGCCTCGACTGGTCGGAGCCGGCCACCGAGCCGCACGCGCGCGTGCTGGCCTGGCACCGGCGGCTGATCGCGCTGCGCCGCGAGGAGCCCGACCTGACCGACCCGGACCTCGCCGACACCAAGGTGGCGTACGACGAGGGCGAGCGCTGGCTCGCCTTCAGGCGCGGGGACGTCCGGGTCGCCGTCAACCTGGCGGCGGCACCGGCCGCGATCCCGCTAGGCCCGCGCCCCGCGCGCGTCCTGGCCGCGTGGGAGCCGGTGACACCGCCGGGGGCCGACGGGGTGCTGCACCTGCCAGGGGAGTCGTGCGTGGTGCTGCGGCAGGGGTGA
- a CDS encoding DUF1707 and FHA domain-containing protein, with product MTSSFEFNTYPARISDAERDKALKVLRDGVALGRLSHDTFIRRMELALSARRPDELAVLTADLPTESRVSRLVFGTVEAVSGFTVRLRRAWQAERLPKLLLPHPGAGHPLRIGRDPANGLRLNHETVSRVHAELSRQGGMWVLRDLGSSNGTTVNGRRVLGAAVVREGDLIGFGHMAFRIAAD from the coding sequence GTGACGTCGTCATTCGAGTTCAACACGTACCCCGCGCGGATCTCCGACGCGGAGCGCGACAAGGCGCTGAAGGTGCTCAGGGACGGCGTCGCCCTGGGACGGCTCTCCCACGACACGTTCATCCGCCGCATGGAACTGGCGCTGTCCGCCCGCCGTCCCGACGAACTCGCCGTGCTCACCGCCGATCTGCCCACCGAGAGCCGGGTGTCGCGCCTGGTGTTCGGGACGGTCGAGGCGGTCTCCGGTTTCACCGTGCGGCTGCGCAGGGCCTGGCAGGCCGAGCGCCTCCCCAAGCTGCTGCTGCCGCACCCCGGCGCGGGACACCCGCTGCGCATCGGCCGCGACCCGGCGAACGGCCTGCGGCTCAACCACGAGACGGTCTCCCGGGTGCACGCCGAGCTGAGCAGGCAGGGCGGCATGTGGGTGCTGCGCGACCTCGGCTCCTCCAACGGGACGACGGTCAACGGACGGCGCGTCCTCGGCGCCGCCGTCGTCCGCGAGGGCGACCTGATCGGCTTCGGGCACATGGCGTTCCGGATCGCCGCCGACTGA
- the cyc2 gene encoding germacradienol/geosmin synthase Cyc2, with protein sequence MTQQPFELPHFYMPYPARLNPHLDEARAHSTQWAREMGMLEGSGVWDLSDLEAHDYGLLCAYTHPECDGPALSLITDWYVWVFFFDDHFLEIFKRTQDRAGGKAYLDRLPLFMPMDLSTPMPEPCNPVEAGLADLWRRTVPAMSAQWRRRFATATEHLLNESLWELSNINEGRIANPVEYIEMRRKVGGAPWSAGLVEYATAEVPASVAESRPLRVLMETFSDGVHLRNDLFSYQREVEDEGELSNGVLVLEKFFGCTTQEAAEIVNDVLTSRLHQFEHSAFTEVPAVAVEKGLDPAQTLAVAKYAQGLQDWQSGGHEWHMRSSRYMNARARTTTPWAAPTGLGTSAVDVRALLSAAGAERLRAYTHVPHQRVGPSLLPDFHMPFQVELSPHLDTARVHLVEWMHAMGMLQEGVWDEDRLAAADLPLCSAGIDPDATPEQLDLSSRWLAWGTYGDDYYPLVFGHRRDLAAAHLITRRLSDCMPVDGEPVPAPANAMERGLIDLWTHTTAGMGRENRRSLKEAVDKMTASWVWELSNQLQNRIPDPVDYLEMRRSTFGSDLTLDLCRMGAGPAVPPEVYRSGPVRSLENAAIDYACLINDVFSYQKEIEFEGEIHNAILVVQNFFGIDYPSALAVVHDLMTQRMQQFQHVVAHELPIVYEDFGLSQEAREAMDAYVRDLEHWMAGILNWHRQVDRYKEEYLGARTHGFRPDQAPAVPLPAPAPTSAPVPAAVSAPVTAPAPPSAPVPPDTSVPPAASVPAPAPLRLPAPAPLPFALPVG encoded by the coding sequence ATGACGCAGCAGCCCTTCGAACTCCCGCACTTCTACATGCCGTACCCCGCGCGGCTCAACCCCCACCTCGACGAAGCGCGGGCCCACTCCACCCAGTGGGCCCGCGAGATGGGCATGCTGGAGGGGTCCGGGGTCTGGGACCTGTCCGACCTGGAGGCGCACGACTACGGTCTGCTCTGCGCCTACACCCACCCCGAGTGCGACGGCCCGGCGCTGTCGCTGATCACCGACTGGTACGTGTGGGTCTTCTTCTTCGACGACCACTTCCTGGAGATCTTCAAGCGCACCCAGGACCGCGCGGGCGGCAAGGCGTACCTGGACCGGCTCCCGCTGTTCATGCCGATGGACCTCTCCACCCCGATGCCCGAGCCGTGCAACCCCGTCGAGGCGGGCCTCGCCGACCTGTGGCGGCGCACCGTCCCCGCGATGTCCGCGCAGTGGCGGCGCCGGTTCGCGACCGCCACCGAGCATCTGCTCAACGAGTCGCTGTGGGAGCTGTCCAACATCAACGAGGGGCGGATCGCCAACCCCGTCGAGTACATCGAGATGCGCCGCAAGGTCGGCGGGGCGCCCTGGTCGGCGGGGCTCGTGGAGTACGCCACCGCCGAAGTGCCCGCCTCCGTCGCCGAGTCGAGGCCGCTGCGGGTGCTGATGGAGACGTTCTCCGACGGCGTCCACCTCCGCAACGACCTCTTCTCCTACCAGCGGGAGGTCGAGGACGAGGGCGAGTTGAGCAACGGCGTCCTCGTCCTGGAGAAGTTCTTCGGCTGCACCACCCAGGAGGCCGCCGAGATCGTCAACGACGTCCTCACCTCGCGGCTGCACCAGTTCGAGCACTCCGCGTTCACCGAAGTGCCCGCGGTGGCCGTGGAGAAGGGCCTCGACCCGGCGCAGACGCTCGCCGTCGCCAAGTACGCCCAGGGCCTCCAGGACTGGCAGTCCGGCGGGCACGAGTGGCACATGCGCTCCAGCCGCTACATGAACGCCCGCGCGCGGACCACCACGCCCTGGGCGGCGCCGACCGGGCTCGGCACCTCGGCCGTCGACGTCCGCGCGCTGCTCTCGGCGGCCGGGGCCGAACGGCTGCGCGCGTACACGCACGTACCGCACCAGAGGGTCGGCCCGTCGCTGCTGCCCGACTTCCACATGCCGTTCCAGGTCGAGTTGAGCCCGCACCTCGACACCGCCCGGGTCCATCTCGTCGAGTGGATGCACGCCATGGGCATGCTCCAGGAGGGCGTCTGGGACGAGGACCGGCTCGCCGCCGCCGACCTGCCGCTCTGCTCGGCGGGCATCGACCCGGACGCCACCCCCGAGCAACTCGACCTCAGCTCACGGTGGTTGGCCTGGGGCACCTACGGCGACGACTACTACCCGCTGGTCTTCGGCCACCGCCGTGACCTCGCCGCCGCCCACCTGATCACCCGACGCCTCTCGGACTGCATGCCGGTCGACGGCGAACCGGTGCCCGCCCCCGCCAACGCCATGGAGCGCGGCCTCATCGACCTGTGGACGCACACCACGGCCGGGATGGGCCGGGAGAACCGGCGCTCCCTCAAGGAAGCCGTCGACAAGATGACCGCGAGCTGGGTCTGGGAGCTGTCCAACCAGCTCCAGAACCGCATCCCCGACCCGGTGGACTACCTGGAGATGCGGCGCAGCACCTTCGGCTCCGACCTCACCCTCGACCTGTGCCGGATGGGCGCGGGCCCCGCGGTCCCGCCCGAGGTCTACCGCAGCGGCCCGGTGCGCTCCCTGGAGAACGCGGCGATCGACTACGCGTGCCTGATCAACGACGTCTTCTCGTACCAGAAGGAGATCGAGTTCGAGGGCGAGATCCACAACGCGATCCTGGTCGTGCAGAACTTCTTCGGCATCGACTACCCGTCCGCGCTCGCCGTCGTCCACGACCTCATGACCCAGCGCATGCAGCAGTTCCAGCATGTCGTCGCCCATGAACTGCCCATCGTGTACGAGGACTTCGGCCTCTCCCAGGAGGCGCGCGAGGCCATGGACGCCTATGTGCGCGACCTGGAGCACTGGATGGCCGGCATCCTCAACTGGCACCGGCAGGTGGACCGTTACAAGGAGGAGTACCTGGGAGCCCGCACCCACGGCTTCCGCCCTGACCAGGCCCCCGCCGTCCCTCTGCCCGCACCGGCCCCGACGTCCGCACCGGTCCCGGCGGCGGTATCGGCCCCGGTGACCGCACCGGCCCCGCCGTCCGCACCCGTCCCGCCGGACACCTCCGTCCCGCCGGCCGCCTCCGTGCCGGCGCCCGCGCCCCTGCGGCTGCCCGCGCCCGCGCCGCTGCCGTTCGCCCTGCCGGTCGGCTGA
- a CDS encoding damage-control phosphatase ARMT1 family protein, which translates to MSATPTAPVILGDEPGSFPHSVLAERHPAIIQQVRDAFPYDPTRHRALDALLANCADGAVEPLSATAHDRDHWTAWGLGTHVGRSWYDIPWLWSESYFYRRLLDAVGYFAPGPWQGIDPFRPFKLAELAAPETDEELAALDDLTTLPADGQARALLHGSLWGNRADLGFRLSDSAAATAAAVPALVADDSDTLWSLLPSGGAGTLCLIADNAGRELVPDLLLIAHLLEHGRVGRAVLHVKPYPYYVSDATTADVVDALTRLVRADGRAAEYGRLLWSAMTDGTLAVRAHPFSAGPLPYADLPADLRAELATAALTVVKGDLNYRRLVGDRRWPATVPFAEVTAHFPSPVAALRTLKSDVVTGLAPATEAALDAAEGGSWRTAGTHALIQVRT; encoded by the coding sequence ATGTCCGCCACCCCGACCGCCCCCGTGATCCTCGGCGACGAACCGGGCTCGTTCCCGCACAGCGTCCTCGCCGAACGCCACCCCGCGATCATCCAGCAGGTCAGGGACGCCTTCCCCTACGATCCCACCCGGCACCGCGCCCTCGACGCGCTCCTCGCGAACTGCGCGGACGGCGCCGTCGAACCCCTCTCCGCCACCGCCCACGACCGCGACCACTGGACGGCCTGGGGCCTCGGCACCCACGTCGGACGCTCCTGGTACGACATCCCCTGGCTCTGGTCGGAGAGCTACTTCTACCGCCGGCTCCTCGACGCCGTCGGCTACTTCGCCCCCGGCCCCTGGCAGGGCATCGACCCGTTCCGCCCGTTCAAACTGGCCGAACTCGCCGCCCCCGAGACCGACGAGGAACTGGCCGCCCTCGACGACCTCACCACCCTGCCCGCCGACGGACAGGCCCGCGCCCTGCTGCACGGCTCCCTCTGGGGCAACCGCGCCGACCTCGGCTTCCGCCTCTCCGACTCCGCCGCGGCCACCGCCGCCGCGGTCCCCGCCCTGGTCGCCGACGACAGCGACACCCTCTGGTCGCTGCTCCCGTCCGGCGGCGCGGGCACCCTCTGCCTGATCGCCGACAACGCCGGGCGCGAACTCGTCCCCGACCTGCTCCTCATCGCCCACCTGCTGGAACACGGCCGCGTCGGCCGCGCCGTCCTGCACGTCAAGCCGTACCCCTACTACGTCTCCGACGCCACCACCGCCGACGTCGTCGACGCCCTCACCCGGCTGGTCCGGGCCGACGGAAGGGCCGCCGAGTACGGCAGGCTCCTGTGGTCCGCGATGACCGACGGCACCCTCGCCGTCCGCGCCCACCCCTTCTCGGCCGGCCCCCTGCCGTACGCCGACCTCCCCGCCGACCTGCGCGCCGAACTCGCCACCGCGGCCCTGACCGTCGTCAAGGGCGACCTCAACTACCGGCGTCTGGTGGGCGACAGGCGCTGGCCCGCCACCGTCCCGTTCGCCGAGGTCACCGCCCACTTCCCGAGCCCGGTCGCGGCCCTGCGCACCCTGAAGTCGGACGTCGTCACCGGCCTCGCGCCCGCCACGGAGGCCGCCCTCGACGCGGCGGAGGGCGGGAGTTGGCGCACGGCGGGCACCCACGCCCTCATCCAGGTCCGCACCTGA